In Littorina saxatilis isolate snail1 unplaced genomic scaffold, US_GU_Lsax_2.0 scaffold_370, whole genome shotgun sequence, the genomic stretch TTCTCCCTCTGTGCCTGCCTTTCCATCTCCACTCTATCCCCGCGTTGTCCGCCCCTGGGTTGTTGTACCTCGTTCTCCTCCCTCTGTGCCTGCCTTTCCATCTCCACTCTATCCCCGCGTTGTCCGCCCCTGGGTTGTTGTACCTCGTTCTCCTCCCTCTGTGCCTGCCTTTCCATCTCCACTCTATCCCCGCGTTGTCCGCCCCTGGGTTGTTGTACCTCGTTCTCCTCCCTCTGTGCCTGCCTTTCCATCTCCACTCTATCCCCGCGTTGTCCGCCCCTGGGTTGTTGCACCTCGTTCTTCTCCCTCTGTGCCTGCCTTTCCATCTCCACTCT encodes the following:
- the LOC138957085 gene encoding octapeptide-repeat protein T2-like; translated protein: MERQAQREKNEVQQPRGGQRGDRVEMERQAQREENEVQQPRGGQRGDRVEMERQAQREENEVQQPRGGQRGDRVEMERQAQREENEVQQPRGGQRGDRVEMERQAQREKNEVQQPRGGQRGDRVEMERQTQREENEVQQPRDRMEIERQA